The following are encoded in a window of Pieris napi chromosome 23, ilPieNapi1.2, whole genome shotgun sequence genomic DNA:
- the LOC125061117 gene encoding cell wall protein IFF6-like isoform X12, translating to MTKMISTFALFVLSILRAHAVPQGAPIPQNYYNPPPDVPPTSYPPAAAPADTPLAYQGYPHNFYPGNTPRTPPFYLGYSYNYGSGSDSASASGNTLETRSGSGSESRSDSRSCLGPGSCSGAGSGLGLGSCKGTGSCSGENSGRGPGSCSQTGSCSGAGSGAGSESCSGTSSCSGSDSGSGSKSCSGTSSCSGSGSGKRPGSCSQPGSCSGSG from the exons atactgCGTGCTCATGCCGTTCCGcaag GTGCACCAATTCCTCAGAATTATTATAATCCACCACCAGACGTACCTCCAACTTCATACCCTCCTGCAGCAGCACCAGCTGACACACCATTAGCATACCAAGGGTATCCACACAACTTCTACCCCGGGAATACACCTAGAACTCCCCCGTTCTACCTTGGCTATAGTTATAACTACGGATCTGGCTCTGACTCCGCTTCAGCTAGTGGAAACACGTTAGAAACTAGATCTGGCTCTGGTTCAGAATCACGCTCAGACTCACGATCATGCTTAGGCCCAGGATCATGCTCAGGCGCAGGATCAGGCTTAGGCTTAGGATCATGCAAAGGCACAGGATCATGCTCAGGTGAAAACTCAGGCAGAGGCCCAGGATCATGCTCACAGACAGGGTCATGCTCAGGCGCAGGATCAGGCGCAGGCTCTGAATCATGCTCAGGCACATCATCATGCTCAGGCTCAGATTCAGGCTCAGGTTCAAAATCATGCTCAGGCACATCATCATGCTCAGGCTCAGGATCAGGCAAGCGCCCAGGATCATGCTCACAGCCAGGATCATGCTCAGGATCAGGCTAA
- the LOC125061117 gene encoding cell wall protein IFF6-like isoform X6 — MISIFALFVLSILHAHAAHQGAAAPADTPLAYQGYPSNFYPGNTNRTPPFYPGVKNPNYPVHAIPNNPVPIVPLTQPVQPVPVQIPITQSVPIASPLPLPQPIVPNVLIPINTAQATTYTGNASGNPVFRRIFRRAPRNRSVGYSYNYGSASSSGYASASRNTLETRYGSGPGSYSGSQSCLGPGSCTGKGSGLGLGSCKGTGSCSGENSGRGPGSCSETGSCSGSGSGSGSQSCSGISSCSGSDSGSGSNSCSGTSSCSGSGSGKRPGSCSQPGSCSGPG; from the exons ATGATTTCCATTTTCGCGCTCTTCGTTTTAAGc atactgCATGCTCATGCTGCTCATcaag gTGCAGCAGCACCAGCTGACACACCATTGGCATACCAAGGGTATCCATCCAACTTCTACCCCGGCAATACAAATAGAACTCCTCCGTTCTACCCTGGCGTCAAAAATCCCAACTACCCCGTTCATGCGATTCCTAACAATCCCGTCCCAATAGTCCCCTTAACTCAACCAGTACAACCTGTTCCAGTTCAAATACCTATAACACAAAGTGTTCCAATAGCAAGCCCACTGCCCTTACCTCAGCCCATTGTACCAAATGTTCTAATACCAATAAATACAGCTCAGGCAACAACCTACACTGGGAATGCGTCTGGAAACCCCGTTTTCAGACGCATTTTTAGGCGAGCGCCTAGAAATAGATCTGTAGGTTATAGTTACAACTACGGATCTGCATCTAGCTCTGGCTACGCTTCAGCAAGTAGAAACACGTTAGAAACTAGATATGGCTCTGGTCCAGGATCATACTCAGGCTCACAATCATGCTTAGGCCCAGGATCATGCACAGGCAAAGGATCAGGCTTAGGCTTAGGATCATGCAAAGGCACAGGATCATGCTCAGGTGAAAATTCAGGTAGAGGCCCAGGATCATGCTCAGAGACAGGGTCATGCTCAGGCTCAGGATCAGGCTCAGGCTCTCAATCATGCTCAGGCATATCATCATGCTCAGGCTCAGATTCAGGCTCAGGTTCAAATTCATGCTCAGGCACATCATCATGCTCAGGCTCAGGATCAGGCAAGCGCCCAGGATCATGCTCACAGCCAGGATCATGCTCAGGACCAGGCTAA
- the LOC125061117 gene encoding cell wall protein IFF6-like isoform X1, giving the protein MAKMISTFALFVLSILHAHAAHQGAAAPADTPLAYQGYPSNFYPGNTNRTPPFYPGVKNPNYPVHAIPNNPVPIVPLTQPVQPVPVQIPITQSVPIASPLPLPQPIVPNVLIPINTAQATTYTGNASGNPVFRRIFRRAPRNRSVGYSYNYGSASSSGYASASRNTLETRYGSGPGSYSGSQSCLGPGSCTGKGSGLGLGSCKGTGSCSGENSGRGPGSCSETGSCSGSGSGSGSQSCSGISSCSGSDSGSGSNSCSGTSSCSGSGSGKRPGSCSQPGSCSGPG; this is encoded by the exons ATGGCCAAAATGATTTCCACTTTCGCGCTCTTCGTTTTAAGc atactgCATGCTCATGCTGCTCATcaag gTGCAGCAGCACCAGCTGACACACCATTGGCATACCAAGGGTATCCATCCAACTTCTACCCCGGCAATACAAATAGAACTCCTCCGTTCTACCCTGGCGTCAAAAATCCCAACTACCCCGTTCATGCGATTCCTAACAATCCCGTCCCAATAGTCCCCTTAACTCAACCAGTACAACCTGTTCCAGTTCAAATACCTATAACACAAAGTGTTCCAATAGCAAGCCCACTGCCCTTACCTCAGCCCATTGTACCAAATGTTCTAATACCAATAAATACAGCTCAGGCAACAACCTACACTGGGAATGCGTCTGGAAACCCCGTTTTCAGACGCATTTTTAGGCGAGCGCCTAGAAATAGATCTGTAGGTTATAGTTACAACTACGGATCTGCATCTAGCTCTGGCTACGCTTCAGCAAGTAGAAACACGTTAGAAACTAGATATGGCTCTGGTCCAGGATCATACTCAGGCTCACAATCATGCTTAGGCCCAGGATCATGCACAGGCAAAGGATCAGGCTTAGGCTTAGGATCATGCAAAGGCACAGGATCATGCTCAGGTGAAAATTCAGGTAGAGGCCCAGGATCATGCTCAGAGACAGGGTCATGCTCAGGCTCAGGATCAGGCTCAGGCTCTCAATCATGCTCAGGCATATCATCATGCTCAGGCTCAGATTCAGGCTCAGGTTCAAATTCATGCTCAGGCACATCATCATGCTCAGGCTCAGGATCAGGCAAGCGCCCAGGATCATGCTCACAGCCAGGATCATGCTCAGGACCAGGCTAA
- the LOC125061117 gene encoding cell wall protein IFF6-like isoform X14, which produces MISIFALFVLSILRAHAVPQGAPIPQNYYNPPPDVPPTSYPPAAAPADTPLAYQGYPHNFYPGNTPRTPPFYLGYSYNYGSGSDSASASGNTLETRSGSGSESRSDSRSCLGPGSCSGAGSGLGLGSCKGTGSCSGENSGRGPGSCSQTGSCSGAGSGAGSESCSGTSSCSGSDSGSGSKSCSGTSSCSGSGSGKRPGSCSQPGSCSGSG; this is translated from the exons ATGATTTCCATTTTCGCGCTCTTCGTTTTAAGc atactgCGTGCTCATGCCGTTCCGcaag GTGCACCAATTCCTCAGAATTATTATAATCCACCACCAGACGTACCTCCAACTTCATACCCTCCTGCAGCAGCACCAGCTGACACACCATTAGCATACCAAGGGTATCCACACAACTTCTACCCCGGGAATACACCTAGAACTCCCCCGTTCTACCTTGGCTATAGTTATAACTACGGATCTGGCTCTGACTCCGCTTCAGCTAGTGGAAACACGTTAGAAACTAGATCTGGCTCTGGTTCAGAATCACGCTCAGACTCACGATCATGCTTAGGCCCAGGATCATGCTCAGGCGCAGGATCAGGCTTAGGCTTAGGATCATGCAAAGGCACAGGATCATGCTCAGGTGAAAACTCAGGCAGAGGCCCAGGATCATGCTCACAGACAGGGTCATGCTCAGGCGCAGGATCAGGCGCAGGCTCTGAATCATGCTCAGGCACATCATCATGCTCAGGCTCAGATTCAGGCTCAGGTTCAAAATCATGCTCAGGCACATCATCATGCTCAGGCTCAGGATCAGGCAAGCGCCCAGGATCATGCTCACAGCCAGGATCATGCTCAGGATCAGGCTAA
- the LOC125061117 gene encoding hyphally regulated cell wall protein 1-like isoform X7, translated as MAKMISTFALFVLSILHAHAAHQGAAAPADTPLAYQGYPSNFYPGNTNRTPPFYPGVKNPNYPVHAIPNNPVPIVPLTQPVQPVPVQIPITQSVPIASPLPLPQPIVPNVLIPINTAQATTYTGNASGNPVFRRIFRRAPRNRSVGYSYNYGSASSSGYASASRNTLETRYGSGPGSYSGSQSCLGPGSCTGKGSGLGLGSCKGTGSCSGENSGRGPGSCSETGSCSGSGSGSGSQSCSGISSCSGSDSGSGSNSCSG; from the exons ATGGCCAAAATGATTTCCACTTTCGCGCTCTTCGTTTTAAGc atactgCATGCTCATGCTGCTCATcaag gTGCAGCAGCACCAGCTGACACACCATTGGCATACCAAGGGTATCCATCCAACTTCTACCCCGGCAATACAAATAGAACTCCTCCGTTCTACCCTGGCGTCAAAAATCCCAACTACCCCGTTCATGCGATTCCTAACAATCCCGTCCCAATAGTCCCCTTAACTCAACCAGTACAACCTGTTCCAGTTCAAATACCTATAACACAAAGTGTTCCAATAGCAAGCCCACTGCCCTTACCTCAGCCCATTGTACCAAATGTTCTAATACCAATAAATACAGCTCAGGCAACAACCTACACTGGGAATGCGTCTGGAAACCCCGTTTTCAGACGCATTTTTAGGCGAGCGCCTAGAAATAGATCTGTAGGTTATAGTTACAACTACGGATCTGCATCTAGCTCTGGCTACGCTTCAGCAAGTAGAAACACGTTAGAAACTAGATATGGCTCTGGTCCAGGATCATACTCAGGCTCACAATCATGCTTAGGCCCAGGATCATGCACAGGCAAAGGATCAGGCTTAGGCTTAGGATCATGCAAAGGCACAGGATCATGCTCAGGTGAAAATTCAGGTAGAGGCCCAGGATCATGCTCAGAGACAGGGTCATGCTCAGGCTCAGGATCAGGCTCAGGCTCTCAATCATGCTCAGGCATATCATCATGCTCAGGCTCAGATTCAGGCTCAGGTTCAAATTCATGCTCAG GCTAA